The proteins below are encoded in one region of Dehalococcoidia bacterium:
- a CDS encoding HNH endonuclease gives MAEETTNRRKAIPQAVKMTVWKKYFGADKAQAPCCVCQKTIRITDFDCAHVISKANGGSDDTTNLRPTCGGCNEAMRARNLEDYKAEYYSVHKGTSSSPKS, from the coding sequence ATGGCCGAAGAAACCACTAATAGGAGAAAAGCCATTCCACAAGCAGTCAAGATGACTGTGTGGAAAAAGTATTTTGGAGCCGATAAGGCGCAGGCACCATGCTGTGTATGTCAAAAAACAATTCGCATCACGGATTTCGATTGCGCCCATGTCATATCTAAAGCTAACGGAGGATCAGACGATACTACCAATCTTCGTCCAACCTGTGGGGGATGCAATGAGGCGATGCGTGCGAGAAACCTGGAAGATTATAAAGCCGAATACTACAGCGTTCATAAGGGGACCAGTAGCAGCCCCAAGTCCTAA